The genomic interval atgaacaaaataaaatatttaatgaccatttatatatgtatatggtcatTTTAGTGGCGACTTGAATTTACCATACATACTCGCATTCAtcttgcataaaaataaaaataattttcgtaCAAAAACAAACTCTCAAACATTTCTCATATCCATACTAAAAATACAAGTTAAGTTTCTACATCTAATTCAAAGCTCGACATTGGAAATTTAGCGTACAATTAGAAAAAATCTCCTGTAAAAATGAACTAATAACtatctacacacatatatgtattttaagtgttcatatatgtatgtatgcattactAAAGCTTAGAACAGTCTAAATAGGTACACAGAAAACAACGGTGTCTGTCTATTTACACTCGCCAATCGTTCATATATATCACATTTGAGAGTTGATTTTGCAAAAAACGATTAGCAATATAAAACTGTTCATTATctattattacatacacatattctaCGTGGAAAACTACATTTTAAtaacacacatatttatttattcgcaaAAATAAATTACCATCCACATAGGGCAGTTTCACCCAGCATGGAATACACGTATTTTGAgcacaatattttataaaatacttataaatagaaggaaaattgcatgttatattataaatgtgttaTAATTAAATACTTTCTTAGATCCGTTGAATGTTTAAATTACCATTAACTATTAGCTGCACATTTTCAAAAcagttttgaattaattttcttatatggAAGCCTTTTGCTATATATAATAGACGGCATTTGATTGTAAAAAGGTAATAAGCAATctacatacttatgtaaatttatattatgttacaGTTGTATACATCATGTGAATAACTTTAAGGAAATTAATCTATTGAATTACACATACATAGCAAGCGAAGTTtgattacaaaattttagaattcTTTGTACTTTAAAATGTCTTCATAtctctatttatatatgtagaaactATCTCTTGCTTGCATAGAAGTATAATGGTAAGATATATTGTAAACATTAGCGTAACTACACTAGGatcagttttattttttgaattgacataatttattttatgattagtTAAGGTAGATAATCAAAATACGTGGATGATTATATAAGCGTTAAGATTGCTTTGATTGTAAGTCCAGAGTTCTATACCAAATTTTAGACCCTACACACCATTTTGGATCCACGCCAAAGAACATTAGTTACGCTattgaatacacatatgtatgtattaaatatgtcACTAAATTTCAAACTCGGCTAACTGCAAttcttgaaatatttgaaatgaatgtatatattttgttctGATTCTTCTAGCACCTCTTTTAGTGAATAGTCATTGTTTGGAtttactatatttttgtttgaactCTCAGATAACCAAGTTTGATATTTAGCGACAAAAATTTGTTCGCCAACAGATCATCAGACcaaaagttaaatataatatgcattaaAACGTCACTATCTAAAAATAATGAGTCAATCAAAGCTGTGGTGATTACAagagcaaattttaaaatgaaaattcttcTAAGAATACATAATAATGAACAGTGCTTTTAAGTTTATGAGTATTAATTAGCTGTCAATGCTCGTTTGTATTAATTCCCCaataattataatcaaaatttgTTCTCGTGGACTGGATTTTACAAACTATGATAATGATTATAATCAGTAATGAATGTTTGCTTACCATGCCAGCGactctatttattttaatatattttaaaacattccaTAATTTCGTCTATAAAATCAATTGTACTGCAAATTGAATCAATAAAACACATTGGCGTTATATATTGCTTTATTTTCATTGAGAAAATTGATATATAGGTAGGTATATTTTTGGTGATGTGATTAATAACGTTTAAAAAaagaatatataaattcaatatatatagaaAGACGGcttaaaatgattttgaacaacaaattaatagtaatcgtaagagaaacataaaagaggtatgtaaaaagtcatcattttaaattattagttTTCCTgtgatactacatacatatgtacgttgaaattaaaatgtataaaatatattataatcacaTATCAATAAATTTTAACTCATACACACTGATAAATCATTAACGCGAtctgttcaaattaaaaatacaatattatttccatatacatacgtaattatagcacataaaatatgaatagataaaaattttaaataaaaaatattatataggtaattCATAATATAAACGCAAGCACGTAGCGTGCaagataaattaatatttattaatttaattaaataaaaatggaatattCCAAGATTTAAAGCTTTTCAGCTACatattgtttttctattatgtgGAGACGTTGCAGAATGTCCATGTTTTCAACCggatcattatattatatacacttCGATTACTCGGTAACAATATACCACACAGTGTTCTAACACAtttcttaattatttaattaaagtaaagAATCCTTCACTAATAATTAATTAGTAATTAATGTAACATTCACATTACTAAATTTTCCACTGActattaaatcttttttttcattcgGTCTAAATTTTctcaattgacatttttttgaaaaatataatatctattcAAAATAGATGTCTGGTATGCAAAaggacaatatataatattatgacaataataaaaattaaaaccaaggaaagaaaattaaattacaaaaattgttttaaattttgacttCAGCTTACAATAActgtaattattacatacaagtaaaaaaaaatttactagtTTTATGGAGTTTATAATGTTATTAATATTGCATTAtaagcttttttttaagttcAAGGTTGATTGGTTTGTTTTACGTTAATACTTTGTATTCCACTTCACGTCTAAcgaatacatacacattatcaAATAGTATTATCCGATTAAGCAATCGTAgggtattattatgtattataaattgcaaaataatatagcaAGAAGAAATGAACTTCCTTTCTAGTTCACTAAAATAGCACcttcaaaatttatcaatttattaatgaaaataaaaaattaagcgATTTTAAATCTTAAGtacattgaaaattgaaataaaataaatttgatgtcAGAATAAGTACCTTCGAATATTATCACAATAATACCATCCAATAATCAATATTATTCCTTTAAAATACGAATATTTTCATAGTACACATATTAAAGAACTTTGTATAATGTAAGCATAtgataagaaaaaatatataattcatttgTAAAATCAGTCACATTTCAATTGaagtgaattaaaataaatcatatttaaaaacaattaaaactttAAGTTTTCTCTGCTggaaataagtacatatatgtatattacaaataaagacaCTCGTTGTATGACATGCAAACTGAATAAGCCGATAAAAGCTTTTGATGCAAAAAACGATCAAAAATTATCATTCGTCATTGAACAAGTGCTcaatttcaactgaaaatatgtacaaaattgcatttattgaataaaataaatatatattatgaaaaatatgctgataaatatatatatattatattagatatatttacaatttaatgtTTCGTACGTTTGTGACTTAAAAATTgtgaatatacctatacatacatatataatatacttaaatttCAAACATACGAAACTTTTATTCCTTCGCAAACATAAatgcttaaaataaattgtaatgggCATTTTCATGAATAGCACAATTTGCAAAGATGGCTGGAATTTCATGCTGCGTGTTAAACGCTAATACgataatactatatgtatgtttttattgtatAGAACTTAAAATTAATGTACATTTTGAATTGATTATTCGAAGTATTCTTCAGATCTTGGAaggattttatgtatgtatgtcgttcATACATAACCGTTTGAGtataattcatatgtatattctatacaTGAAACCCCTCCAATTCCTAAAGAATAAACTATTCAAACACATTGATTTATTATTCTgtaatttactattaaaaatGGCAACAAGGTTATATCCTCAATTTGgcataaaaatatatcacaaacaCTCGGCAATTTCCAGAAACAGCTTTTCGGTCATTGATTCGTCTATTGATCAGTTTTCAAATGAATACATTCACTGCAAATCAACGATCAACCGAGGTTTTATGCGCACTTGTGtagtattaatatttatttttttgatttttaagagTGCACACTTGGAAATCACCAATTTTACAACGGCAGCGgtataaaataactaaaatggCATGATTGAaacaaaaagaagaaaaataaaaacgagaGATCGCATCCAACTCACGTTGCagcttcattttattattttttgtctataTAAGAGGTAAACATTTACTTCTCTTTATCAGGTACGTGTCTAACGCTTCACCGGACATTTTTGTGTGAAACGCACGACATGGTACTCCACGCGAAGAATACCGTTTTGTTcgcttatatttaatatttcggTCTTTCGATTCACTAGTTTTCACTTGCAGAAGCTTTTCTTTTAGGCAGGATGCTTCGCTTGAACCAAACAGATTTTTTCGGAATTGCACAAAATCAAATCACTAACGAACCGTCGGCTAAACAAGCAAATGAATTTATAGCACCGATTCAATCTGCTTGATTTCTCCTAATTCTTTTACGTCTCCTTCACTCTTATCCGCCTCGGTTCTAGAATCTTCCTTTTCACCTGGCTTGCTCGGGGGATCGGCGTTCATGGGACTAGCAGCCGTGTGCGTTATTTGGGGCAAGTGTCCGCCGTTCACATGCTGTTTGCCCATAGTGATGGGCGTATCGTCAGGATCCTCCTCTTCCATGTCCTCTTCGTCTTCATCGATTGGTGCCAAGGCATCAGGGTTTTGCATGATCGGCTCTTCTTTGACACATCTGCACACGTAACAAaccataaattaatattatacacacaaacATTTCAACATTGAAAGGTGAACACCAAAGCTTTTACCTTTTCATCATGGGAGCCATAAAACTAGTGATTGCTGAAATAGCAAAGAAAGATCCGGCCATGTAGAATGAGATGGAATAAGAATGAGTTGCATCATATACGGCTCCTGCTAAAGGTGAACCGACAATAGCTGCGGCTCCTCTGAACAAGATTAATAGGCCGAAAGCATTTGTCAATTTGTCGAGACCCAAAAGATCAACGAGAATGATTGACGTCAACGATATATATCCAGCTGGAATTAAAACGAGTCAAAAGTCAggtattgaatattatattacatgctatatataatgtgatatacatatgtacattgcgcCTTATATTTctagtttttgagctctttttcctattatgctttagattaacattagaataatataatactataattactaaccaaattaaattaaattgtaaaatataaaatgatcagtagatcagtagctattaaaatagatataatatgtattgtgaacataatttcgtaacaataaaaataaaaaaaaatcattctagtacatcatatatacatataatagcactattctgtgtgtatgtgtgtctgtgtatatgtgtgcgataacgctcgccgtatatacgtcacagttaaaacactaccAAAAAAACgtatgaatataatacgaacataataaaagattaacaaaaaacttctatatatactgtttgctaccaatgtttctgcTAGGGCAATAAGTTTCtgggcatttagcgccatctattgaaaatttatttaattaattaatttttgtattgtttatatgtaggtaggtaggtagattttaccatttttattcatattaaacaattaaatataaatattaaatcaaatatatttaaaaggtatttgaaaaaaatacgaccgcgtgcagatcaaacacaggactgacacatttcttttgattttttaaaaattaatagcttaatatgccataaacccatgcgatgatatttcatcgggtacaacactagtatattatattaatacttacatacagcGATACCGAAGAAAATAGCCATAATGACATATGAAGTGTACGACTGACACAGAGGTGTCATGGAAACGGCCACAGTTGATATAACTAAGCAAATATTATTGAGCAAAAGTGAATTGATCCATGGGAAATCAGCCACCCATCCACATACAACACGACCTATTGTATTTGTGATACCAATTATCGATAGCAGGAACGATGCTGAGTTCTGCTCTATACCCTGAAATCAAAGCACAACAAAAAAGTTATACATAAAATGGCTCATTCAACATTAATTTAACGGTTAGCGTGGAAATTGTTGGTTACATTCAGGACAGCGGCGTCAACCAGGTAAACGAAAGGCACATATAAGCCCGCCATTCCAAATACGTTCGATATTCCAATCATCATAAACACGGGATCTTTCAGGAGACTAACATCCATCATAGAAGACAGTGCTGATTTAAATGATTGCGGTAATACTAGACATGGACACAAGTCATATTCTGCAAGTAAAATTAGAATCACATTAACATAACACAATACATCTATTCAAACATACATTATgtgtagttgttaatacataCTTTCTTGGGCTTCAACATCTCCTTGACGAGACTGCACTCCAGAGTGAGCTAAAGACATTACACTGTTTCTATAGTTGGTGAGTGATTTCTGGCTTTGATATTCGGGTAAGTTGACCACTGATCCCGAATAGAATATATCCTTTCGAGACATCGGTCTCACCATACGACCAGCTTGATGTGACACGGTGAGAGACATTTTGGAGTTGTACATACTTTCAACATCACcctataaacaatttaataatttcatatcaAAAAGTCTAAAAATATGTGTTATTATGAGGGTCACTTCTTAAGTCAGAATCGTTTTGTCATAAACTAGTACTGTAACTCAAAATATCTGTCTATCACTATGAGAatacacatttttcaatataatttttgctGACATCCAAGCTTTTTTGGGATTGAGAGTCGAGTTTGACAATCCCCTCGTTGAAGAACTATGCTGCTAGTTCCTTGAACCAGTCGATTACACTATTGTGGATGTCATTGCCGATCTGAGGTACCCAAGAGATATCTGACAGCTTCAGAGATATGTCAGGGTATGGTTCTAACCAGGTTGCATTCCAATGTTAATTTGCtttgtttatatattgaaaCGATTCGTACTTAAAAAATGGAACCTCATACGATAGAGTATATTAAACATACATCATTATATTCAGAATTGTTATTCTTTCCGGCTATGGAATTGTTGGATAAGCGCAGTTGCATGTTACGTCTAACGTCACCGTTGCTGCTCATGGAGCCTCGCGAAGAAGACTTGATAGCAGCTAGTGATGGTTTGAATCTAGTTTTAAAGTCAATTGTtacgtttatataaatatatatgtatatatagacacAATGTTATAGTTTTCAATACTAAACAAGCTAATATACCTTTCTCCGGTGGATGGTTTTCGCATTCGGTCAAATGTTGGCACTGACCCATTCTTTGGCATACCTTGATGATGTGTGGTAAATGCTGGCGATGATGAATTACGAGGCATTATACCGGTAGCTGGCCGCAGCGGCTTCATCTCTTGAACAATCTATGAAATATTTACAGCATGACAATaaatgaacaacaaaaaaatataattgatccTTAAATATCTATCTACCTCTTTAGTTGGTGATGTTTTGTTAGAATTGCTAGAATTGCTAGAAGATTCACTTTGTTCTTGCATTTTAGCTTCGCTTATAGTGGGCAATGTTGGAATGGTAGGCAACGTGGGCATTGTCGGTACAGGTGTGAGACCTCCAGGTACTAACTGGTCTAAATTAAAAGACGAATGCACTCCAGGATCGATGTTGATAGGCATCTTCATGCGTTTTTCCATAGAACCGTCCGGTAATTGCACCATAAAATACGACCCGCCTATAGAACCTCTTTCCATTTGGAAACGCTTTTCTTCAGCCATGCGTTGTAACAGTGGCTTAATATTTGCAGATGACTGCAATTGTACAAAACTGTTAAAATCTAATATGGTTGAGTTATATTTTAGATATGATTGTGATTTTATAAACCTTCGGATATACGAGAGGTCGCATCATCGCACCGAATACGGCACAATTGAGAATGAGACCAGCCAAGATGAGATTAGCTCCTCTCCAATCGAAATGCTCTAATAAAGCTGTAGCCAAGGGTGCAAAAGCAAAAGTACCAACTCCACTCCCACATACTGCTATACCGGTAGCCAGTGAGCGCtttgtttcaaaataataaccGACCGCTACTACAGCGGGAAGGTAGATCATTCCAAACCCAATACctgaaaaataaaagtcataaaATCAATACTGTAAAAAGTTATGCATCATGTTTTCGTTACAAAATGAATCATTTGAATTTCGAATGTGTTATGTCAAAGGTATTTGTGTGTTATATTATCAAAgtcttgtataatataattggaaagtTCATGAAGGGTGGAGTTAAAAACAATGTATCGAAAAAGAGCCTTCAAAAAGTCGAGATCACGTGCCAAAACGTGACGACTGTTTTGAATTAACTAACGAGTTTAATTCTTTGTCAGGGACGGCTGGCTTTTTGAGCGATTGAAGCAATTAACTGGAATTGCTGTAACGTATCAATTTCGTTTAACGGATCACAACAAGCCGGTCGGAGCCAATAGCTGGAAAATAGCTGATCTACATGGAttgatatgtatatggaaaataaGTGGTTACATTAATCAACAGTTGTATCGGATTCTCTTAtccaaatgtgtattttttttttaattttatactaaTTATTTTTGAGGCAAATGCAAtaagatatttttctttttttttggtttattaatTTGGCGCAACGACATCTCAGCGTAAACCAACTtagcgcaacgacaattcagcgcatggactattcagcgcaacgtcaattcagcgcaaaatcaattttttcaataagttttaaatgcgttttcgaaaataattactgtattgaaattgtcggccatatctacatgataatttcataaatgcgaataaatttatttgatactctttgtacCTTGAAATATAACGTAAGCAGGGATTCTCAACTGAGgccacaaaaatttatttttaagcagggtttctaaatcgggcagcaattttttttttcaaatagttttttttagcaatccaaaATTTTACGTATGCAGGGCTTCTGAACTAAGGTTCGCAAATCGTCATTATGAAACTttgcatttgataaaaaatgagAGATTCTTTGGTTTTCGATTTTCGGTTTCcacaaaaattatgttttcaaatcctacgtattcagggtttctcaactgagttccgcaaaaaatatttcttaaaaagagTAAAATCTTACGTATGAACGGATTCTAGACCAAGGTTCGCAAGCCCGTCTTCCCGTCTGCCCGTATTGATGTATTTATCGgccattgatttaaattatcgtgCATTTCAATGGGTAACCATATCGAGCATTTCAACCAATTGAAATAAGATGCATTTGCTGTTCGTACTACTTCCGGTATCTTCCGGTCTGAAAATTCACACTTACCCTATTTCAAATATACTAATAATAACACTTATTTCGTGccaccatgtatgtatgtacatatgttcaactATATAATAGCTTTTATACAATTCCACAAGGAAAATGTTGAAACAATTAACTTTATACGCAATTAAATCTCACCTTAGTGTCTTCGCTCTAAAAATAGTCAAATTGCTAGCTCTCATTTTCAGTTAATTAAACAAAGTGCAatttccatacaaaatgtactgAAACGAAACATTTCACGCTATTGCCCGTTGCATTGCTTCAACGAAATTAAACAAATTCTGTAAACGTTCTATTTGGATAGTTGAGTTTCCGTGCAATAAAGCTTGGCAAAAACACACGAAGGGTTGGACAAAAGTAAAGCACTTTGTATGCAATGTTTGCAGCTCGTTAATTTCAAATccttcatacatataatgaaatgtgtatatattaataatcaCCATTGTCCCATTCAGAGTGTGAAAGAACTTAATATAcacaatttaatacataaacGCGAATGGttgttcattttttaattatttatttgttatgtatacatattatatatgtattagggtttctgtattcccaGACTTttccaattcccgggacacgggacggaccctgtgattgtttccgggattcccgggatcccgggacacatgttaaaaaacttttttttttcaatttaatatattttttataaaaatataaaaaagtaaacaatacatatatatgtatatctattaa from Arctopsyche grandis isolate Sample6627 chromosome 9, ASM5162203v2, whole genome shotgun sequence carries:
- the LOC143916379 gene encoding monocarboxylate transporter 9 isoform X1, which produces MSKTSLPSIASGAQIGRTRLISRTESEVSCEESTRLTEDACGGSDLSLGEPELPPPPDGGYGWVIVFASFMCNLIVDGIAYTFGIFLPEFVTYFGEGKGKVAWVGSLLSGMYLAAGPVVSALCNKFGCRAVCIAGSLIASSAFVLSTFSPSINVLMLVYGVMGGIGFGMIYLPAVVAVGYYFETKRSLATGIAVCGSGVGTFAFAPLATALLEHFDWRGANLILAGLILNCAVFGAMMRPLVYPKSSANIKPLLQRMAEEKRFQMERGSIGGSYFMVQLPDGSMEKRMKMPINIDPGVHSSFNLDQLVPGGLTPVPTMPTLPTIPTLPTISEAKMQEQSESSSNSSNSNKTSPTKEIVQEMKPLRPATGIMPRNSSSPAFTTHHQGMPKNGSVPTFDRMRKPSTGERFKPSLAAIKSSSRGSMSSNGDVRRNMQLRLSNNSIAGKNNNSEYNDGDVESMYNSKMSLTVSHQAGRMVRPMSRKDIFYSGSVVNLPEYQSQKSLTNYRNSVMSLAHSGVQSRQGDVEAQEKYDLCPCLVLPQSFKSALSSMMDVSLLKDPVFMMIGISNVFGMAGLYVPFVYLVDAAVLNGIEQNSASFLLSIIGITNTIGRVVCGWVADFPWINSLLLNNICLVISTVAVSMTPLCQSYTSYVIMAIFFGIAVSGYISLTSIILVDLLGLDKLTNAFGLLILFRGAAAIVGSPLAGAVYDATHSYSISFYMAGSFFAISAITSFMAPMMKRCVKEEPIMQNPDALAPIDEDEEDMEEEDPDDTPITMGKQHVNGGHLPQITHTAASPMNADPPSKPGEKEDSRTEADKSEGDVKELGEIKQIESVL
- the LOC143916379 gene encoding monocarboxylate transporter 9 isoform X2, yielding MATKMTESEVSCEESTRLTEDACGGSDLSLGEPELPPPPDGGYGWVIVFASFMCNLIVDGIAYTFGIFLPEFVTYFGEGKGKVAWVGSLLSGMYLAAGPVVSALCNKFGCRAVCIAGSLIASSAFVLSTFSPSINVLMLVYGVMGGIGFGMIYLPAVVAVGYYFETKRSLATGIAVCGSGVGTFAFAPLATALLEHFDWRGANLILAGLILNCAVFGAMMRPLVYPKSSANIKPLLQRMAEEKRFQMERGSIGGSYFMVQLPDGSMEKRMKMPINIDPGVHSSFNLDQLVPGGLTPVPTMPTLPTIPTLPTISEAKMQEQSESSSNSSNSNKTSPTKEIVQEMKPLRPATGIMPRNSSSPAFTTHHQGMPKNGSVPTFDRMRKPSTGERFKPSLAAIKSSSRGSMSSNGDVRRNMQLRLSNNSIAGKNNNSEYNDGDVESMYNSKMSLTVSHQAGRMVRPMSRKDIFYSGSVVNLPEYQSQKSLTNYRNSVMSLAHSGVQSRQGDVEAQEKYDLCPCLVLPQSFKSALSSMMDVSLLKDPVFMMIGISNVFGMAGLYVPFVYLVDAAVLNGIEQNSASFLLSIIGITNTIGRVVCGWVADFPWINSLLLNNICLVISTVAVSMTPLCQSYTSYVIMAIFFGIAVSGYISLTSIILVDLLGLDKLTNAFGLLILFRGAAAIVGSPLAGAVYDATHSYSISFYMAGSFFAISAITSFMAPMMKRCVKEEPIMQNPDALAPIDEDEEDMEEEDPDDTPITMGKQHVNGGHLPQITHTAASPMNADPPSKPGEKEDSRTEADKSEGDVKELGEIKQIESVL